The Vibrio agarivorans genome window below encodes:
- a CDS encoding HlyC/CorC family transporter, with protein sequence MDDISTGILFAILAALIVISGYFSGSETGMMSLNRYRLRHLAKSGHKGAKRVEKLLSRPDRLIGLILIGNNLVNILASAIATVIGLRLYGDVGVAIATGLLTLVVLVFAEVTPKTIAAIHPERVSYASSILLSLLMKLLSPLVILVNFITNGFIRLLGFNASHTVEDHLSTEELRTVVAEAGSMIPRRHQDMLVSILDLEHVTVNDLMIPRNEITGIDINDDWKSIVRQLTHSPHGRIVLYRDQIDEVVGMLSLRQAYRLMLEKNEFNKETLLRSADEIYFIPEATPLNVQLLKFQRNKERIGLIVDEYGDIVGLITLEDILEEIVGEFTTSIAPSLSDEITPQQDGSFVIEGSANIRDINKGLKWTLPTDGPRTLNGLILEHLEDIPQSQVSVRVSGMLMEIIEVDENKIKLVKVYPPKTQKKAS encoded by the coding sequence TTGGACGACATATCGACTGGCATTTTGTTCGCCATACTCGCCGCCCTAATTGTTATATCAGGATACTTTTCAGGTTCAGAGACAGGGATGATGTCTCTCAACCGCTACCGCCTTAGGCACTTAGCAAAGTCAGGCCATAAAGGAGCAAAACGTGTAGAGAAGCTTCTTAGTCGCCCCGATCGCCTTATCGGTCTTATCTTGATCGGTAACAACCTTGTCAATATTCTTGCTTCAGCTATCGCTACTGTTATTGGCCTTCGACTCTATGGTGATGTCGGCGTTGCCATTGCGACAGGTTTGCTCACACTAGTTGTATTGGTTTTTGCCGAAGTCACACCTAAAACAATCGCGGCGATTCACCCAGAGCGCGTCTCGTACGCAAGCAGCATTTTACTTTCTCTACTGATGAAGCTGCTCTCGCCGCTGGTCATTTTGGTGAACTTTATTACCAACGGGTTTATTCGCCTGCTTGGCTTCAATGCGTCACACACGGTTGAGGACCACCTCAGCACTGAGGAGTTGCGAACGGTCGTCGCAGAAGCGGGCAGCATGATCCCACGCCGCCACCAAGACATGTTGGTATCGATTCTTGACCTTGAGCACGTGACGGTAAATGACTTGATGATCCCACGTAATGAAATTACGGGTATCGATATCAATGACGACTGGAAGTCTATCGTACGTCAGCTGACTCACTCACCACATGGTCGAATCGTACTGTATCGTGATCAGATTGATGAAGTGGTTGGTATGCTAAGCCTGCGTCAAGCCTATCGCTTAATGCTAGAAAAAAATGAGTTCAACAAAGAGACTTTACTCCGCTCAGCGGATGAAATCTACTTTATCCCTGAAGCAACACCACTCAATGTTCAGCTACTCAAGTTCCAGCGCAACAAAGAGCGTATTGGCCTGATTGTGGATGAGTATGGTGACATCGTGGGTCTTATCACCTTAGAAGACATTCTCGAAGAAATTGTGGGGGAGTTTACCACCTCGATAGCCCCTAGCCTTTCTGATGAGATCACCCCGCAGCAAGATGGTAGCTTTGTGATTGAAGGTAGTGCGAATATTCGTGACATCAACAAAGGTCTTAAGTGGACTCTACCTACTGATGGTCCTCGCACGTTGAATGGGCTTATTCTCGAGCATTTAGAAGATATTCCGCAAAGCCAGGTGAGTGTACGCGTCTCAGGCATGCTGATGGAAATCATCGAAGTTGATGAAAACAAGATAAAGTTGGTAAAGGTTTACCCACCCAAAACACAAAAGAAAGCCTCTTAG
- a CDS encoding cytochrome C assembly family protein, which yields MDQIIALAAALFYAAAIATIIPGLIQQTGIRSKAVFISAVSALVLHGWLLSDLILDGSGQNLRILNVASLISFIVTFALSLSMLKIRVWFLLPVAYGFAIINLLASAFLPGSFITHLEHAPSLLIHISLALFAYSTLTIGALYALQLAWLDQKLKKKKALAINPNLPPLMLVERQLFKIITVGTVLLTLTLMTGYGFVYDMFAQGKAHKAVLSFIAWIVYVVLLWGHYRQGWRGKKITWFALAGAALLTLAYFGSRFVKEIILT from the coding sequence ATGGACCAAATCATCGCTCTTGCTGCAGCTCTTTTTTACGCTGCTGCCATCGCCACCATCATTCCCGGACTGATCCAACAAACGGGAATCCGCTCAAAAGCAGTGTTTATCAGCGCTGTATCTGCTTTGGTGCTTCACGGATGGCTATTGAGTGACTTGATTCTCGATGGTTCTGGGCAAAACCTTCGTATCCTAAACGTCGCTTCCCTAATCAGTTTCATTGTTACCTTTGCACTGAGCCTTTCAATGCTTAAGATTCGAGTGTGGTTCTTGCTACCCGTAGCTTATGGGTTTGCCATTATCAATCTGCTCGCTTCAGCCTTCTTGCCCGGCTCTTTTATTACCCACCTAGAGCATGCGCCAAGTTTGTTAATTCATATTTCTTTAGCTTTGTTCGCCTATTCTACGCTGACAATTGGGGCCTTATATGCCCTTCAGCTAGCGTGGCTGGATCAAAAGCTGAAGAAAAAGAAAGCACTCGCGATTAACCCTAACCTGCCTCCTTTGATGTTAGTTGAGCGACAGCTGTTTAAGATCATTACGGTGGGCACCGTTTTACTGACTCTGACACTAATGACAGGGTATGGGTTTGTCTATGACATGTTCGCTCAAGGCAAAGCTCACAAAGCTGTTCTCTCGTTTATCGCTTGGATTGTCTATGTTGTGCTGTTATGGGGACATTACCGCCAAGGCTGGCGTGGTAAGAAAATCACTTGGTTTGCTCTCGCTGGTGCCGCCCTTCTCACTCTTGCTTATTTTGGTAGCCGCTTTGTAAAAGAGATCATCCTCACTTAA
- the ffh gene encoding signal recognition particle protein — translation MFDNLTDRLSKTLKNISGKGRLTEDNIKETLREVRMALLEADVALPVVRDFIKRVKEGAVGVEVSKSLTPGQEFIKIVQRELEAVMGESNEELNLAAQPPAVILMAGLQGAGKTTSVGKLSKLLKERDKKKVLVVSADVYRPAAIKQLETLAGDIGVDFFPSSADQKPIDIANAAIDHAKKKFYDVLLVDTAGRLAVDEEMMAEIKDLHQAITPVETLFVVDAMTGQDAANTAKAFGDTLPLTGVILTKVDGDARGGAALSVRHITGKPIKFLGVGEKTDALEPFHPDRIASRILGMGDVLSLIEDLQKNVDQEKAEKLAKKFKEKKGFDLEDFREQLGQMQNMGGMMGMMDKLPGMGNLPDNVKDQVDDKMFKQMEAIINSMTMKERQRPELIKGSRKKRIAAGSGTQVQDVNKLLKQFTQMQKMMKKMQKGGMKGMMRNMQGMMGGMGGMGGGGGFNPFGR, via the coding sequence ATGTTTGATAATTTAACGGATCGTTTATCCAAGACGCTGAAAAACATCAGCGGCAAAGGTCGACTGACCGAAGACAATATTAAAGAAACCCTGCGCGAAGTGCGTATGGCGTTGCTTGAGGCTGATGTCGCATTGCCAGTGGTACGCGATTTCATCAAGCGTGTAAAAGAAGGCGCGGTAGGTGTAGAGGTTTCTAAATCTCTGACTCCTGGCCAAGAGTTCATTAAGATCGTTCAGCGTGAGCTAGAAGCGGTGATGGGTGAGTCGAATGAGGAACTCAATCTCGCAGCTCAGCCACCTGCAGTTATCCTCATGGCGGGCCTACAGGGTGCGGGTAAAACCACCAGTGTCGGCAAGCTGTCTAAGCTTCTTAAAGAGCGTGATAAGAAGAAAGTTCTGGTTGTTTCTGCTGACGTTTACCGTCCAGCGGCAATCAAACAGCTTGAAACCCTAGCGGGTGATATTGGTGTTGATTTCTTCCCTTCGTCAGCTGACCAAAAGCCGATTGATATCGCTAACGCTGCTATCGACCATGCGAAGAAGAAATTCTATGACGTGCTACTTGTCGATACTGCGGGTCGTCTTGCGGTTGATGAAGAGATGATGGCGGAGATCAAAGATCTTCACCAAGCTATCACTCCGGTAGAAACGCTCTTCGTTGTTGATGCAATGACGGGTCAAGATGCGGCAAACACAGCAAAAGCCTTCGGCGATACGCTACCACTGACCGGTGTTATCCTGACCAAGGTTGATGGTGATGCGCGTGGCGGTGCTGCGCTTTCTGTTCGTCACATTACTGGCAAGCCAATCAAGTTCTTGGGTGTGGGTGAAAAAACTGACGCACTAGAACCGTTCCATCCAGATCGTATCGCTTCACGTATTCTTGGCATGGGTGACGTACTGTCACTGATTGAAGACCTGCAAAAGAATGTCGACCAAGAAAAAGCAGAGAAACTGGCGAAGAAGTTCAAAGAGAAGAAAGGCTTTGACCTTGAAGACTTCCGTGAGCAGCTTGGCCAGATGCAAAACATGGGCGGCATGATGGGCATGATGGATAAGTTGCCGGGTATGGGGAACCTACCTGATAACGTCAAAGATCAAGTCGATGACAAGATGTTTAAGCAGATGGAAGCCATCATTAACTCTATGACGATGAAAGAGCGTCAACGTCCAGAGCTTATCAAGGGTTCACGTAAGAAGCGTATTGCTGCGGGCTCAGGCACGCAGGTGCAAGACGTGAACAAACTGCTCAAGCAGTTCACTCAGATGCAGAAGATGATGAAGAAAATGCAGAAGGGTGGCATGAAAGGCATGATGCGCAACATGCAAGGCATGATGGGCGGAATGGGTGGTATGGGCGGAGGCGGCGGCTTCAATCCATTTGGTCGCTAA
- the rpsP gene encoding 30S ribosomal protein S16: MVTIRLARHGAKKRPFYQIVVADSRNAATGRFIEKVGFFNPTAKGQEEGLRLDLDRVNHWVGQGASLSDRVAKLVKDAQKAA, encoded by the coding sequence ATGGTAACCATTCGTTTGGCACGTCACGGCGCTAAGAAGCGTCCATTCTATCAAATCGTAGTTGCGGACAGCCGTAACGCAGCAACTGGCCGTTTCATCGAGAAAGTTGGTTTCTTCAACCCAACTGCTAAAGGTCAAGAAGAAGGTCTACGTCTAGACCTAGATCGCGTTAACCACTGGGTTGGTCAAGGCGCATCTCTTTCTGACCGCGTTGCTAAGCTAGTTAAAGACGCTCAAAAAGCGGCTTAA
- the rimM gene encoding ribosome maturation factor RimM (Essential for efficient processing of 16S rRNA) — protein sequence MSKQDEKIVVGKFGATYGIRGWLKVFSFTDESESIFDYSPWFIKQKGEWVEYKVESWKRHNKGMVAKLEGLDIREDAHLMTNFEIAIDPAVLPELSEDEFYWRELFGMQVVTTKGYDLGVVSDILETGSNDVLVVKANLKDAFGQKERLIPFLEEQVIIKVDRAAQRIEVDWDPGF from the coding sequence ATGAGCAAGCAAGACGAAAAAATTGTTGTAGGCAAGTTTGGTGCTACCTATGGCATTCGTGGCTGGCTTAAAGTTTTCTCTTTCACAGATGAATCTGAAAGTATTTTCGATTACAGCCCTTGGTTTATTAAACAAAAGGGTGAGTGGGTTGAGTACAAAGTAGAAAGCTGGAAGCGCCATAACAAAGGTATGGTGGCTAAGCTGGAAGGTCTAGATATTCGTGAAGACGCGCATCTAATGACGAACTTTGAAATTGCTATTGACCCCGCGGTACTTCCTGAGCTGTCAGAAGATGAATTCTACTGGCGTGAATTGTTCGGTATGCAAGTAGTAACCACAAAAGGTTACGACCTAGGTGTCGTTTCAGACATCCTAGAAACGGGCTCGAATGATGTTCTGGTTGTAAAAGCGAATCTGAAAGATGCTTTCGGACAAAAGGAACGATTAATCCCGTTCCTTGAAGAGCAAGTGATCATTAAAGTTGATCGCGCAGCTCAACGGATCGAAGTTGACTGGGATCCTGGATTCTAG
- the trmD gene encoding tRNA (guanosine(37)-N1)-methyltransferase TrmD encodes MWVGVISLFPEMFRSVTDYGVTGQAVKKGLLSIETWNPRDFTHDKHRTVDDRPYGGGPGMLMMVQPLRDAIHAAKQAAPGKTKVIYLSPQGRKLDQQGVEELATNKNLLLICGRYEGVDERIIQSEVDEEWSIGDFVMTGGEIPAMTLIDSVSRFVPDVLGDFASAEEDSFANGLLDCPHYTRPEVLDGQDVPAVLKSGNHKDIRRWRLKQSLGRTWLRRPELLENLALTDEQEQLLVEFIKEYRSQQSSQ; translated from the coding sequence ATGTGGGTTGGCGTAATTAGCCTGTTTCCTGAAATGTTCCGCAGTGTTACTGACTATGGAGTAACAGGTCAAGCGGTTAAAAAAGGTCTCTTATCGATTGAGACATGGAATCCTCGCGATTTCACTCACGATAAGCATCGCACTGTTGATGATAGACCTTACGGTGGTGGACCGGGTATGTTGATGATGGTACAGCCTTTGCGCGATGCCATTCATGCAGCAAAACAGGCCGCACCGGGTAAGACGAAAGTCATTTACCTTTCTCCTCAAGGTCGTAAGCTCGACCAGCAAGGAGTTGAAGAGTTGGCTACAAACAAGAACTTGCTTCTTATTTGTGGTCGCTATGAAGGGGTAGATGAACGCATCATTCAATCTGAGGTTGACGAAGAATGGTCAATTGGTGATTTTGTGATGACGGGTGGTGAGATTCCAGCCATGACGTTGATTGATTCAGTATCAAGGTTTGTACCGGACGTACTGGGAGACTTCGCGTCAGCAGAAGAAGACTCTTTTGCGAATGGTTTACTGGATTGCCCTCACTACACACGTCCTGAAGTGTTAGATGGACAAGACGTACCTGCGGTACTTAAGTCTGGAAACCATAAGGACATTCGTCGCTGGCGACTCAAGCAGTCGTTAGGCCGTACTTGGCTAAGAAGACCAGAGCTCCTGGAAAACCTAGCTCTGACTGACGAACAGGAACAACTGCTGGTTGAGTTCATCAAAGAGTATCGTTCTCAGCAAAGCAGTCAGTAA
- the rplS gene encoding 50S ribosomal protein L19: MSNIIKALEQEQMKQDLPTFAPGDTVVVQVKVKEGDRERLQAFEGVVIAIRNRGLHSAFTVRKISNGEGVERTFQTHSPMVDSIEVKRRGAVRRAKLYYLRERSGKSARIKEKLAKK; encoded by the coding sequence ATGAGTAACATCATCAAAGCTCTTGAGCAAGAGCAAATGAAGCAAGACCTACCTACATTCGCACCTGGTGACACTGTAGTAGTTCAAGTTAAAGTTAAAGAAGGTGACCGTGAGCGTCTACAGGCGTTCGAAGGCGTTGTAATCGCTATTCGTAACCGTGGCCTTCACTCAGCATTCACAGTTCGTAAAATCTCGAACGGTGAAGGTGTTGAGCGTACGTTCCAAACTCACTCTCCAATGGTTGATAGCATTGAAGTTAAACGCCGTGGTGCAGTACGTCGTGCCAAGTTGTACTACCTACGTGAGCGTTCTGGTAAGTCAGCTCGTATCAAAGAGAAACTTGCTAAGAAGTAA
- the yacG gene encoding DNA gyrase inhibitor YacG encodes MTKKTTIVPCPQCGQDVEWGEQSPYRPFCSKQCQMIDFGEWADEENSIPGAPDMSDADGWSEDQY; translated from the coding sequence ATGACCAAGAAAACCACCATTGTTCCGTGCCCACAATGCGGCCAAGATGTTGAATGGGGCGAGCAAAGCCCATACCGCCCGTTTTGTAGCAAGCAATGCCAAATGATCGACTTTGGTGAATGGGCCGACGAAGAAAACAGCATTCCCGGTGCGCCAGATATGTCAGATGCCGATGGTTGGTCGGAGGATCAGTACTAG
- the zapD gene encoding cell division protein ZapD has translation MSVTKFEHPLNEKTRIYLRVESLLNTLTSSSSFEIRDHHLLFFRSLFDLLEIFDQIQLKSELAKDLEKQRLTYKSWLNIEGVNQEMLGKILGDIDLVHSALLSAERFGHSLKEDRFLSTIRQRFNLPGGACCFDLPALHHWLHSSSDEKQADVQRWLGSLQPLKEALNLWLKLTRETGQFRNQQANNGFFQSDAEEANILRLTIPLHYGAYPMISGHKNRFAIKFLDFRTGQAINQNIAFELAVCN, from the coding sequence ATGAGCGTAACCAAGTTTGAACACCCACTAAATGAGAAGACACGCATTTACTTGCGAGTGGAATCCCTGCTCAACACGTTAACCTCATCATCCAGTTTCGAGATTCGAGATCATCATCTGCTTTTCTTTCGCTCGCTGTTTGATCTGCTTGAGATCTTCGACCAGATTCAACTAAAAAGTGAATTGGCGAAAGACTTGGAAAAACAACGTCTCACCTACAAAAGCTGGTTAAACATCGAAGGCGTCAACCAAGAGATGCTAGGCAAGATCTTAGGTGATATTGATTTAGTACACTCTGCTTTGTTATCTGCGGAACGCTTTGGTCATTCACTCAAAGAAGATCGCTTCTTGAGCACCATTCGTCAACGCTTTAACCTACCTGGTGGGGCTTGCTGTTTTGATCTACCCGCTCTGCATCACTGGCTACACTCAAGTAGCGATGAAAAACAAGCTGATGTGCAACGCTGGTTAGGGAGCTTACAGCCTCTCAAAGAGGCGCTAAATCTATGGCTAAAACTCACGCGTGAAACCGGCCAGTTCCGCAACCAGCAAGCTAACAATGGCTTCTTTCAAAGCGATGCCGAAGAAGCGAATATTTTACGCCTCACGATTCCATTGCACTACGGTGCCTACCCAATGATTTCAGGCCACAAAAACCGCTTTGCAATTAAGTTTCTCGACTTCCGTACTGGCCAGGCCATCAATCAAAACATTGCGTTCGAGCTTGCCGTTTGCAACTAA
- the coaE gene encoding dephospho-CoA kinase (Dephospho-CoA kinase (CoaE) performs the final step in coenzyme A biosynthesis.), whose protein sequence is MPYVVGLTGGIASGKTTVADLFHQHFNIDIVDADIIARQVVEPNTAGLGAIVEKFGTDILLPDGTLDRRQLRERIFAAPHDKQWLNETLHPLIRAEMAHQVAQSQSSYVLLVVPLLVEGGLQSMTDCVLVVDVDEETQLSRTMERDKVSREQALNIVNSQANRQERLAIADEIIKNNSNTDSLLPQIEALHAKFVASSKNRQQGTL, encoded by the coding sequence ATGCCATATGTTGTAGGTTTAACAGGCGGTATCGCTAGCGGTAAAACGACGGTTGCCGATCTCTTTCATCAACACTTCAATATCGACATCGTTGATGCTGACATCATTGCTCGGCAAGTCGTTGAGCCCAACACCGCAGGGCTAGGTGCCATTGTTGAGAAGTTTGGCACTGACATTTTACTCCCAGATGGCACTCTGGACAGGCGTCAGCTTCGAGAGCGTATTTTTGCCGCCCCGCATGACAAGCAGTGGCTAAACGAAACCCTACACCCATTAATTCGCGCAGAAATGGCGCATCAAGTGGCGCAGTCTCAATCAAGCTATGTTCTTTTAGTCGTGCCTTTACTGGTAGAAGGCGGTCTGCAATCTATGACCGATTGTGTACTGGTTGTGGATGTTGATGAAGAGACTCAACTTAGTCGAACGATGGAAAGGGATAAGGTCTCCCGTGAACAAGCACTTAACATTGTCAACTCTCAGGCAAATCGACAAGAAAGACTAGCTATTGCAGACGAGATCATTAAAAATAATAGTAATACTGACAGTTTATTACCGCAGATCGAGGCGTTACACGCAAAGTTTGTGGCATCGAGTAAAAACCGCCAACAAGGAACGTTGTAG
- a CDS encoding prepilin peptidase, protein MDVFIYYPWLFVAFATVFGLIVGSFLNVVIYRLPKMMELDWRKECAEYFPEYNIPKPTETLTLSKPNSSCQNCKTPIRIIDNIPVISWLLLRGRCHKCQSKISPRYPLIELATALLCYLVASHFGFSGYAIALLFFTFTLVAATFIDLDTMLLPDQLTLPLMWGGIALALFEFSPVSLQDSVVGAMAGYLSLWSVYWGFKLLTGKEGMGYGDFKLLAALGAWLGWQALPMIILLSSVVGLVFGLIQLRLQKQGIEKAFPFGPYLAIAGWIAMLWGEHILSVYWSYVLG, encoded by the coding sequence ATGGATGTGTTTATCTATTACCCGTGGTTATTTGTCGCCTTTGCTACGGTTTTCGGTCTGATTGTCGGCAGTTTCTTAAACGTGGTTATCTACCGCCTGCCAAAAATGATGGAGCTCGATTGGCGTAAAGAGTGCGCAGAGTACTTTCCTGAATACAATATTCCCAAGCCAACCGAAACGCTGACACTCAGCAAACCAAACTCAAGCTGCCAGAACTGCAAAACGCCAATCCGTATTATTGATAATATTCCAGTTATTAGTTGGTTGTTGCTGCGTGGGCGCTGCCATAAATGCCAGAGTAAGATCAGCCCACGCTATCCGCTGATTGAATTGGCCACCGCACTATTGTGTTACTTAGTTGCAAGCCACTTTGGATTTAGTGGTTACGCCATTGCCTTGCTGTTCTTTACCTTTACCTTAGTTGCAGCCACGTTTATCGACCTCGATACTATGCTACTCCCAGACCAACTGACCTTGCCTTTGATGTGGGGAGGGATTGCTCTTGCACTATTTGAGTTCAGTCCTGTGAGCCTACAAGATAGCGTTGTGGGCGCAATGGCCGGCTACCTCTCTCTTTGGAGTGTCTACTGGGGCTTCAAGCTGCTCACTGGCAAAGAAGGCATGGGCTACGGTGACTTTAAACTGCTCGCAGCCCTTGGAGCATGGCTAGGATGGCAAGCTCTGCCTATGATCATTCTGCTCTCCTCTGTCGTTGGACTGGTTTTCGGTTTGATTCAATTGCGACTGCAGAAGCAAGGAATAGAGAAAGCGTTCCCATTTGGCCCTTATTTAGCCATCGCGGGCTGGATAGCAATGCTGTGGGGCGAACACATCTTATCTGTCTACTGGTCTTACGTTTTAGGTTAA
- a CDS encoding type II secretion system F family protein, protein MKSNQQHQLKNYRWRGINNNGKKVSGQILALSELEVRDKLKEQHINIKKVKKGSVSLLTKLTHRVNTKDITVLTRQLATMLTTGVPIVQALKLVADNHRKAEMKSILTQISKGVEAGTPMSKAMRTASAHFDALYVDLIATGEQSGNLAQVFERLATYREKSEQLRAKVIKALIYPSMVVLVALGVSYLMLTMVIPEFESMFKGFGAELPWFTQQVLYLSHWVQAYSLWIAVSCASLFIGMKLLRQKSQAINLHTSRLGLKLPIIGEVLSKASIAKFSRTLATSFSAGIPILSSLKTTAKTAGNMHYQAAIDDVHRDTAAGVPMYIAMRNTNAFPEMVLQMVMIGEESGKLDDMLNKVASIYEFEVDNTVDNLGKILEPLIIVFLGIVVGGLVVAMYLPIFNLMSVLG, encoded by the coding sequence ATGAAATCAAATCAACAGCATCAGCTCAAAAACTATCGCTGGCGTGGTATCAACAACAATGGAAAAAAAGTGTCTGGGCAAATACTGGCATTAAGTGAACTAGAGGTACGCGATAAACTCAAAGAGCAGCACATCAACATCAAGAAAGTCAAAAAAGGCAGCGTGTCATTACTGACAAAACTTACCCATCGCGTCAACACCAAAGACATCACCGTGCTCACTCGCCAACTTGCTACCATGTTGACCACTGGCGTGCCCATCGTTCAAGCACTCAAATTGGTTGCTGATAACCACCGCAAAGCCGAAATGAAGTCTATTCTGACCCAGATAAGCAAAGGGGTAGAAGCTGGCACACCGATGTCGAAGGCGATGCGAACGGCGAGCGCCCACTTTGATGCATTGTATGTTGATCTTATCGCTACCGGTGAGCAATCCGGTAATTTGGCTCAGGTATTTGAGCGCCTCGCCACCTACAGAGAAAAAAGTGAGCAACTAAGAGCAAAAGTGATCAAAGCTCTAATCTACCCTTCGATGGTGGTGCTGGTTGCACTGGGTGTCTCTTATCTGATGTTAACAATGGTGATCCCGGAATTTGAATCGATGTTTAAAGGCTTCGGCGCGGAGCTGCCTTGGTTTACCCAACAGGTTCTTTACCTTTCTCATTGGGTGCAGGCATATAGCCTGTGGATTGCCGTCTCCTGCGCGAGCCTGTTTATCGGAATGAAACTGCTAAGGCAAAAGTCCCAAGCAATAAACCTTCACACCAGTCGACTTGGGCTCAAGCTCCCAATCATCGGAGAGGTCTTGAGCAAGGCCTCAATTGCCAAGTTCAGCCGCACACTCGCCACCAGCTTTAGCGCCGGTATTCCGATACTCTCGAGTTTGAAAACGACCGCAAAAACCGCAGGCAACATGCACTATCAAGCGGCCATTGATGACGTTCACCGCGACACTGCCGCCGGAGTCCCAATGTACATTGCAATGCGCAACACCAACGCCTTTCCTGAGATGGTATTGCAAATGGTGATGATTGGCGAAGAGTCTGGCAAGTTGGACGATATGCTCAATAAAGTCGCGTCAATCTACGAGTTCGAGGTGGACAACACCGTCGACAATCTCGGCAAGATACTCGAGCCTCTGATCATCGTCTTTCTTGGGATAGTGGTGGGTGGCCTTGTAGTCGCGATGTATTTGCCGATCTTTAACCTTATGAGTGTGTTAGGATAA